In one window of Calypte anna isolate BGI_N300 chromosome 1, bCalAnn1_v1.p, whole genome shotgun sequence DNA:
- the TBC1D23 gene encoding TBC1 domain family member 23 isoform X1 — protein MAEGEEAQPPPSSSWEKDLADALEEGGCDLETVRNIIQGRQLPPDLRAKVWKIALNVVGKGDSLASWDGCLDLPEQTIIHKDCQELIDQLSVPEEEKSVLLLDIESIITFYCKSRNVKYSSFLGWIHLLKPLVHLHLPRSDLYNCFYAIMNKFIPRDCFMKGRPFHLFRLLLQYHEPELCSFLDTKKMTPDSYALNWLGSLFSYYCSTEVTQAIWDGYLQQADPFFIYFLMLIILVNAKDVILAQESDKEEMIKFLETSPANLDLEDIEDLFSLAQYYCSKTPASFRKDNHNLFGSSLLGLKDDDTDLSQALCLAVSVSEILQANQQQGEGVRFFVVDCRPAEQYNAGHLSTAFHLDSDLMLQNPSEFAQSVKFLLEAQKQSIESGSIAGGEHLCFMGSGREEEDMYMNMVLAHFLQKNKEYVSIAKGGFMALQQHLADINVEGPENGYGHWIASTSGSRSSINSADGDSPNGSSDGKGVKSLVNKMTVALKTKSVNVKEKVISFIENTSTPVDRIPFNIPWPDRASLERHVSSSDRVGKPYRGVKPVFSIGDEEEYDTVDEIDSSSMSDDDRKEVVNIQTWINKPDVKFNFPCNEVKENGHMFPSHLLVTATHMYCLREIPSRKGLAYIQSRQALNSVVKITSKKKHPELITFKYGNSNTSGIEILAVERYLIPNAGDATKAIKQQIMKVLDALES, from the exons ATGGCGGAAGGGGAAGAGGCGCAGCCGCCGCCGTCGAGCAGCTG GGAAAAAGATCTCGCAGATGCACTGGAAGAAGGAGGCTGTGATCTTGAAACCGTGAGAAACATCATTCAAGGAAGGCAGTTACCTCCAGATCTGAGAGCCAAAGTCTGGAAG attgCCCTTAATGTTGTAGGAAAGGGGGACAGCCTAGCATCCTGGGATGGCTGTTTAGACCTACCAGAACAGACTATAATTCATAAGGATTGCCAAGAGCTAATTG ACCAGTTGTCAGTGCCAGAGGAGGAGAAGTCAGTATTACTGCTGGATATTGAGTctattattactttttattgTAAATCACGCAATGTTAAATACAGTTCTTTCCTCGGCTGGATACATCTACTCAAACCTCTGGTGCACCTTCATTTGCCACGCAGTGATTTGTACAACTGCTTTTATGCTATCATGAATAAATTCATTCCAAG GGATTGTTTTATGAAGGGAAGACCGTTTCATCTATTTAGGCTGCTTCTGCAGTACCATGAGCCTGAACTCTGCTCCTTTCTTGATACTAAGAAGATGACTCCAGACTCATATGCACTCAACTGG CTTGGAAGCCTCTTCTCATATTACTGTTCAACTGAAGTCACTCAGGCAATATGGGATGGATATCTACAACAAGCAGATccattctttatttatttcttaatgttAATCATCCTTGTCAATGCAAA AGATGTTATCTTAGCACAAGAATCAGATAAAGAAGAAATGATCA AATTCTTAGAAACCTCACCAGCCAATCTTGATTTAGAGGATATAGAAGATCTGTTCTCTTTGGCACAATATTACTGTAGCAAAACTCCAGCTTCTTTCAGGAAG GACAACCACAATCTTTTTGGCAGCAGCTTGCTGGGCCTCAAGGATGATGACACAGACTTGAGCCAGGCTCTCTGTCTAGCAGTTTCTGTGTCTGAGATTCTTCAAGCAAATCAGCAACAAGGA gaAGGAGTAAGGTTCTTTGTAGTGGATTGTCGTCCTGCAGAGCAATACAATGCTGGGCATTTATCAACAGCATTTCATTTAGACTCGGATTTG ATGCTTCAAAACCCATCCGAATTCGCACAGTCTGTAAAATTCCTACTAGAAGCACAAAAACAGTCTATTGAGTCTGGCTCCATAGCTGGTGGGGAACATCTCTGCTTCATGGGAAGTGGCAGGGAAGAAGAAGATATGTACATGAACATGGTTCTAGCACACTTCTTACAG AAAAATAAGGAGTACGTAAGCATTGCCAAAGGAGGATTTATGG CCCTCCAGCAGCACTTAGCAGATATCAATGTGGAAGGACCAGAAAATGGATATGGTCACTGGATTGCTAGTACCTCAGGCTCAAGAAGTAGCATAAACTCTGCTGAT GGTGATTCTCCTAATGGTTCAAGTGATGGAAAAGGAGTAAAGTCTCTGGTGAATAAAATGACAGTTGCTCTAAAGACCAAGTCTGTGAATGTGAAAGAAAAGGTTATTAGTTTTATCGAGAATACATCTACTCCAGTGGACAG AATACCTTTCAATATTCCCTGGCCAGACAGAGCAAGCCTGGAGCG ACAtgtcagcagcagtgacagagtAGGAAAACCCTACCGTGGTGTGAAACCAGTATTCAGCATTGGAGATGAAGAAGAATACGATACTG TAGATGAAATTGATAGCTCCTCAATGTCAGATGATGATCGAAAAGAGGTCGTCAACATCCAAACATGGATAAATAAACCTGATGTGAAGTTTAACTTTCCCTGTaatgaagtaaaagaaaatggacACATGTTTCCCAG TCATCTCCTGGTAACAGCAACTCATATGTACTGTTTGAGAGAGATTCCATCACGAAAGGGACTGGCTTACATACAGTCTCGACAGGCACTCAACTCTGTAGTCAAAATCACATCCAAGAAGAAACACCCAGAACTGATCACCTTTAAATATGGAAATAGCAATACTTCAGGCATAGAAATTTTGGCAGTTGAAAG gtatttgaTTCCAAATGCAGGTGATGCTACCAAAGCCATAAAACAACAGATCATGAAAGTATTGGATGCCTTGGAGAGTTAA
- the TBC1D23 gene encoding TBC1 domain family member 23 isoform X6 gives MAEGEEAQPPPSSSWEKDLADALEEGGCDLETVRNIIQGRQLPPDLRAKVWKIALNVVGKGDSLASWDGCLDLPEQTIIHKDCQELIDQLSVPEEEKSVLLLDIESIITFYCKSRNVKYSSFLGWIHLLKPLVHLHLPRSDLYNCFYAIMNKFIPRDCFMKGRPFHLFRLLLQYHEPELCSFLDTKKMTPDSYALNWLGSLFSYYCSTEVTQAIWDGYLQQADPFFIYFLMLIILVNAKDVILAQESDKEEMIKFLETSPANLDLEDIEDLFSLAQYYCSKTPASFRKDNHNLFGSSLLGLKDDDTDLSQALCLAVSVSEILQANQQQGEGVRFFVVDCRPAEQYNAGHLSTAFHLDSDLMLQNPSEFAQSVKFLLEAQKQSIESGSIAGGEHLCFMGSGREEEDMYMNMVLAHFLQKNKEYVSIAKGGFMALQQHLADINVEGPENGYGHWIASTSGSRSSINSADGDSPNGSSDGKGVKSLVNKMTVALKTKSVNVKEKVISFIENTSTPVDRIPFNIPWPDRASLERHVSSSDRVGKPYRGVKPVFSIGDEEEYDTDEIDSSSMSDDDRKEVVNIQTWINKPDVKFNFPCNEVKENGHMFPSHLLVTATHMYCLREIPSRKGLAYIQSRQALNSVVKITSKKKHPELITFKYGNSNTSGIEILAVERYLIPNAGDATKAIKQQIMKVLDALES, from the exons ATGGCGGAAGGGGAAGAGGCGCAGCCGCCGCCGTCGAGCAGCTG GGAAAAAGATCTCGCAGATGCACTGGAAGAAGGAGGCTGTGATCTTGAAACCGTGAGAAACATCATTCAAGGAAGGCAGTTACCTCCAGATCTGAGAGCCAAAGTCTGGAAG attgCCCTTAATGTTGTAGGAAAGGGGGACAGCCTAGCATCCTGGGATGGCTGTTTAGACCTACCAGAACAGACTATAATTCATAAGGATTGCCAAGAGCTAATTG ACCAGTTGTCAGTGCCAGAGGAGGAGAAGTCAGTATTACTGCTGGATATTGAGTctattattactttttattgTAAATCACGCAATGTTAAATACAGTTCTTTCCTCGGCTGGATACATCTACTCAAACCTCTGGTGCACCTTCATTTGCCACGCAGTGATTTGTACAACTGCTTTTATGCTATCATGAATAAATTCATTCCAAG GGATTGTTTTATGAAGGGAAGACCGTTTCATCTATTTAGGCTGCTTCTGCAGTACCATGAGCCTGAACTCTGCTCCTTTCTTGATACTAAGAAGATGACTCCAGACTCATATGCACTCAACTGG CTTGGAAGCCTCTTCTCATATTACTGTTCAACTGAAGTCACTCAGGCAATATGGGATGGATATCTACAACAAGCAGATccattctttatttatttcttaatgttAATCATCCTTGTCAATGCAAA AGATGTTATCTTAGCACAAGAATCAGATAAAGAAGAAATGATCA AATTCTTAGAAACCTCACCAGCCAATCTTGATTTAGAGGATATAGAAGATCTGTTCTCTTTGGCACAATATTACTGTAGCAAAACTCCAGCTTCTTTCAGGAAG GACAACCACAATCTTTTTGGCAGCAGCTTGCTGGGCCTCAAGGATGATGACACAGACTTGAGCCAGGCTCTCTGTCTAGCAGTTTCTGTGTCTGAGATTCTTCAAGCAAATCAGCAACAAGGA gaAGGAGTAAGGTTCTTTGTAGTGGATTGTCGTCCTGCAGAGCAATACAATGCTGGGCATTTATCAACAGCATTTCATTTAGACTCGGATTTG ATGCTTCAAAACCCATCCGAATTCGCACAGTCTGTAAAATTCCTACTAGAAGCACAAAAACAGTCTATTGAGTCTGGCTCCATAGCTGGTGGGGAACATCTCTGCTTCATGGGAAGTGGCAGGGAAGAAGAAGATATGTACATGAACATGGTTCTAGCACACTTCTTACAG AAAAATAAGGAGTACGTAAGCATTGCCAAAGGAGGATTTATGG CCCTCCAGCAGCACTTAGCAGATATCAATGTGGAAGGACCAGAAAATGGATATGGTCACTGGATTGCTAGTACCTCAGGCTCAAGAAGTAGCATAAACTCTGCTGAT GGTGATTCTCCTAATGGTTCAAGTGATGGAAAAGGAGTAAAGTCTCTGGTGAATAAAATGACAGTTGCTCTAAAGACCAAGTCTGTGAATGTGAAAGAAAAGGTTATTAGTTTTATCGAGAATACATCTACTCCAGTGGACAG AATACCTTTCAATATTCCCTGGCCAGACAGAGCAAGCCTGGAGCG ACAtgtcagcagcagtgacagagtAGGAAAACCCTACCGTGGTGTGAAACCAGTATTCAGCATTGGAGATGAAGAAGAATACGATACTG ATGAAATTGATAGCTCCTCAATGTCAGATGATGATCGAAAAGAGGTCGTCAACATCCAAACATGGATAAATAAACCTGATGTGAAGTTTAACTTTCCCTGTaatgaagtaaaagaaaatggacACATGTTTCCCAG TCATCTCCTGGTAACAGCAACTCATATGTACTGTTTGAGAGAGATTCCATCACGAAAGGGACTGGCTTACATACAGTCTCGACAGGCACTCAACTCTGTAGTCAAAATCACATCCAAGAAGAAACACCCAGAACTGATCACCTTTAAATATGGAAATAGCAATACTTCAGGCATAGAAATTTTGGCAGTTGAAAG gtatttgaTTCCAAATGCAGGTGATGCTACCAAAGCCATAAAACAACAGATCATGAAAGTATTGGATGCCTTGGAGAGTTAA
- the TBC1D23 gene encoding TBC1 domain family member 23 isoform X4, with amino-acid sequence MAEGEEAQPPPSSSWEKDLADALEEGGCDLETVRNIIQGRQLPPDLRAKVWKIALNVVGKGDSLASWDGCLDLPEQTIIHKDCQELIDQLSVPEEEKSVLLLDIESIITFYCKSRNVKYSSFLGWIHLLKPLVHLHLPRSDLYNCFYAIMNKFIPRDCFMKGRPFHLFRLLLQYHEPELCSFLDTKKMTPDSYALNWLGSLFSYYCSTEVTQAIWDGYLQQADPFFIYFLMLIILVNAKDVILAQESDKEEMIKFLETSPANLDLEDIEDLFSLAQYYCSKTPASFRKDNHNLFGSSLLGLKDDDTDLSQALCLAVSVSEILQANQQQGEGVRFFVVDCRPAEQYNAGHLSTAFHLDSDLMLQNPSEFAQSVKFLLEAQKQSIESGSIAGGEHLCFMGSGREEEDMYMNMVLAHFLQKNKEYVSIAKGGFMALQQHLADINVEGPENGYGHWIASTSGSRSSINSADGDSPNGSSDGKGVKSLVNKMTVALKTKSVNVKEKVISFIENTSTPVDRHVSSSDRVGKPYRGVKPVFSIGDEEEYDTDEIDSSSMSDDDRKEVVNIQTWINKPDVKFNFPCNEVKENGHMFPSHLLVTATHMYCLREIPSRKGLAYIQSRQALNSVVKITSKKKHPELITFKYGNSNTSGIEILAVERYLIPNAGDATKAIKQQIMKVLDALES; translated from the exons ATGGCGGAAGGGGAAGAGGCGCAGCCGCCGCCGTCGAGCAGCTG GGAAAAAGATCTCGCAGATGCACTGGAAGAAGGAGGCTGTGATCTTGAAACCGTGAGAAACATCATTCAAGGAAGGCAGTTACCTCCAGATCTGAGAGCCAAAGTCTGGAAG attgCCCTTAATGTTGTAGGAAAGGGGGACAGCCTAGCATCCTGGGATGGCTGTTTAGACCTACCAGAACAGACTATAATTCATAAGGATTGCCAAGAGCTAATTG ACCAGTTGTCAGTGCCAGAGGAGGAGAAGTCAGTATTACTGCTGGATATTGAGTctattattactttttattgTAAATCACGCAATGTTAAATACAGTTCTTTCCTCGGCTGGATACATCTACTCAAACCTCTGGTGCACCTTCATTTGCCACGCAGTGATTTGTACAACTGCTTTTATGCTATCATGAATAAATTCATTCCAAG GGATTGTTTTATGAAGGGAAGACCGTTTCATCTATTTAGGCTGCTTCTGCAGTACCATGAGCCTGAACTCTGCTCCTTTCTTGATACTAAGAAGATGACTCCAGACTCATATGCACTCAACTGG CTTGGAAGCCTCTTCTCATATTACTGTTCAACTGAAGTCACTCAGGCAATATGGGATGGATATCTACAACAAGCAGATccattctttatttatttcttaatgttAATCATCCTTGTCAATGCAAA AGATGTTATCTTAGCACAAGAATCAGATAAAGAAGAAATGATCA AATTCTTAGAAACCTCACCAGCCAATCTTGATTTAGAGGATATAGAAGATCTGTTCTCTTTGGCACAATATTACTGTAGCAAAACTCCAGCTTCTTTCAGGAAG GACAACCACAATCTTTTTGGCAGCAGCTTGCTGGGCCTCAAGGATGATGACACAGACTTGAGCCAGGCTCTCTGTCTAGCAGTTTCTGTGTCTGAGATTCTTCAAGCAAATCAGCAACAAGGA gaAGGAGTAAGGTTCTTTGTAGTGGATTGTCGTCCTGCAGAGCAATACAATGCTGGGCATTTATCAACAGCATTTCATTTAGACTCGGATTTG ATGCTTCAAAACCCATCCGAATTCGCACAGTCTGTAAAATTCCTACTAGAAGCACAAAAACAGTCTATTGAGTCTGGCTCCATAGCTGGTGGGGAACATCTCTGCTTCATGGGAAGTGGCAGGGAAGAAGAAGATATGTACATGAACATGGTTCTAGCACACTTCTTACAG AAAAATAAGGAGTACGTAAGCATTGCCAAAGGAGGATTTATGG CCCTCCAGCAGCACTTAGCAGATATCAATGTGGAAGGACCAGAAAATGGATATGGTCACTGGATTGCTAGTACCTCAGGCTCAAGAAGTAGCATAAACTCTGCTGAT GGTGATTCTCCTAATGGTTCAAGTGATGGAAAAGGAGTAAAGTCTCTGGTGAATAAAATGACAGTTGCTCTAAAGACCAAGTCTGTGAATGTGAAAGAAAAGGTTATTAGTTTTATCGAGAATACATCTACTCCAGTGGACAG ACAtgtcagcagcagtgacagagtAGGAAAACCCTACCGTGGTGTGAAACCAGTATTCAGCATTGGAGATGAAGAAGAATACGATACTG ATGAAATTGATAGCTCCTCAATGTCAGATGATGATCGAAAAGAGGTCGTCAACATCCAAACATGGATAAATAAACCTGATGTGAAGTTTAACTTTCCCTGTaatgaagtaaaagaaaatggacACATGTTTCCCAG TCATCTCCTGGTAACAGCAACTCATATGTACTGTTTGAGAGAGATTCCATCACGAAAGGGACTGGCTTACATACAGTCTCGACAGGCACTCAACTCTGTAGTCAAAATCACATCCAAGAAGAAACACCCAGAACTGATCACCTTTAAATATGGAAATAGCAATACTTCAGGCATAGAAATTTTGGCAGTTGAAAG gtatttgaTTCCAAATGCAGGTGATGCTACCAAAGCCATAAAACAACAGATCATGAAAGTATTGGATGCCTTGGAGAGTTAA
- the TBC1D23 gene encoding TBC1 domain family member 23 isoform X3: MAEGEEAQPPPSSSWEKDLADALEEGGCDLETVRNIIQGRQLPPDLRAKVWKIALNVVGKGDSLASWDGCLDLPEQTIIHKDCQELIDQLSVPEEEKSVLLLDIESIITFYCKSRNVKYSSFLGWIHLLKPLVHLHLPRSDLYNCFYAIMNKFIPRDCFMKGRPFHLFRLLLQYHEPELCSFLDTKKMTPDSYALNWLGSLFSYYCSTEVTQAIWDGYLQQADPFFIYFLMLIILVNAKDVILAQESDKEEMIKFLETSPANLDLEDIEDLFSLAQYYCSKTPASFRKDNHNLFGSSLLGLKDDDTDLSQALCLAVSVSEILQANQQQGEGVRFFVVDCRPAEQYNAGHLSTAFHLDSDLMLQNPSEFAQSVKFLLEAQKQSIESGSIAGGEHLCFMGSGREEEDMYMNMVLAHFLQKNKEYVSIAKGGFMALQQHLADINVEGPENGYGHWIASTSGSRSSINSADGDSPNGSSDGKGVKSLVNKMTVALKTKSVNVKEKVISFIENTSTPVDRHVSSSDRVGKPYRGVKPVFSIGDEEEYDTVDEIDSSSMSDDDRKEVVNIQTWINKPDVKFNFPCNEVKENGHMFPSHLLVTATHMYCLREIPSRKGLAYIQSRQALNSVVKITSKKKHPELITFKYGNSNTSGIEILAVERYLIPNAGDATKAIKQQIMKVLDALES, translated from the exons ATGGCGGAAGGGGAAGAGGCGCAGCCGCCGCCGTCGAGCAGCTG GGAAAAAGATCTCGCAGATGCACTGGAAGAAGGAGGCTGTGATCTTGAAACCGTGAGAAACATCATTCAAGGAAGGCAGTTACCTCCAGATCTGAGAGCCAAAGTCTGGAAG attgCCCTTAATGTTGTAGGAAAGGGGGACAGCCTAGCATCCTGGGATGGCTGTTTAGACCTACCAGAACAGACTATAATTCATAAGGATTGCCAAGAGCTAATTG ACCAGTTGTCAGTGCCAGAGGAGGAGAAGTCAGTATTACTGCTGGATATTGAGTctattattactttttattgTAAATCACGCAATGTTAAATACAGTTCTTTCCTCGGCTGGATACATCTACTCAAACCTCTGGTGCACCTTCATTTGCCACGCAGTGATTTGTACAACTGCTTTTATGCTATCATGAATAAATTCATTCCAAG GGATTGTTTTATGAAGGGAAGACCGTTTCATCTATTTAGGCTGCTTCTGCAGTACCATGAGCCTGAACTCTGCTCCTTTCTTGATACTAAGAAGATGACTCCAGACTCATATGCACTCAACTGG CTTGGAAGCCTCTTCTCATATTACTGTTCAACTGAAGTCACTCAGGCAATATGGGATGGATATCTACAACAAGCAGATccattctttatttatttcttaatgttAATCATCCTTGTCAATGCAAA AGATGTTATCTTAGCACAAGAATCAGATAAAGAAGAAATGATCA AATTCTTAGAAACCTCACCAGCCAATCTTGATTTAGAGGATATAGAAGATCTGTTCTCTTTGGCACAATATTACTGTAGCAAAACTCCAGCTTCTTTCAGGAAG GACAACCACAATCTTTTTGGCAGCAGCTTGCTGGGCCTCAAGGATGATGACACAGACTTGAGCCAGGCTCTCTGTCTAGCAGTTTCTGTGTCTGAGATTCTTCAAGCAAATCAGCAACAAGGA gaAGGAGTAAGGTTCTTTGTAGTGGATTGTCGTCCTGCAGAGCAATACAATGCTGGGCATTTATCAACAGCATTTCATTTAGACTCGGATTTG ATGCTTCAAAACCCATCCGAATTCGCACAGTCTGTAAAATTCCTACTAGAAGCACAAAAACAGTCTATTGAGTCTGGCTCCATAGCTGGTGGGGAACATCTCTGCTTCATGGGAAGTGGCAGGGAAGAAGAAGATATGTACATGAACATGGTTCTAGCACACTTCTTACAG AAAAATAAGGAGTACGTAAGCATTGCCAAAGGAGGATTTATGG CCCTCCAGCAGCACTTAGCAGATATCAATGTGGAAGGACCAGAAAATGGATATGGTCACTGGATTGCTAGTACCTCAGGCTCAAGAAGTAGCATAAACTCTGCTGAT GGTGATTCTCCTAATGGTTCAAGTGATGGAAAAGGAGTAAAGTCTCTGGTGAATAAAATGACAGTTGCTCTAAAGACCAAGTCTGTGAATGTGAAAGAAAAGGTTATTAGTTTTATCGAGAATACATCTACTCCAGTGGACAG ACAtgtcagcagcagtgacagagtAGGAAAACCCTACCGTGGTGTGAAACCAGTATTCAGCATTGGAGATGAAGAAGAATACGATACTG TAGATGAAATTGATAGCTCCTCAATGTCAGATGATGATCGAAAAGAGGTCGTCAACATCCAAACATGGATAAATAAACCTGATGTGAAGTTTAACTTTCCCTGTaatgaagtaaaagaaaatggacACATGTTTCCCAG TCATCTCCTGGTAACAGCAACTCATATGTACTGTTTGAGAGAGATTCCATCACGAAAGGGACTGGCTTACATACAGTCTCGACAGGCACTCAACTCTGTAGTCAAAATCACATCCAAGAAGAAACACCCAGAACTGATCACCTTTAAATATGGAAATAGCAATACTTCAGGCATAGAAATTTTGGCAGTTGAAAG gtatttgaTTCCAAATGCAGGTGATGCTACCAAAGCCATAAAACAACAGATCATGAAAGTATTGGATGCCTTGGAGAGTTAA
- the TBC1D23 gene encoding TBC1 domain family member 23 isoform X2: MREKDLADALEEGGCDLETVRNIIQGRQLPPDLRAKVWKIALNVVGKGDSLASWDGCLDLPEQTIIHKDCQELIDQLSVPEEEKSVLLLDIESIITFYCKSRNVKYSSFLGWIHLLKPLVHLHLPRSDLYNCFYAIMNKFIPRDCFMKGRPFHLFRLLLQYHEPELCSFLDTKKMTPDSYALNWLGSLFSYYCSTEVTQAIWDGYLQQADPFFIYFLMLIILVNAKDVILAQESDKEEMIKFLETSPANLDLEDIEDLFSLAQYYCSKTPASFRKDNHNLFGSSLLGLKDDDTDLSQALCLAVSVSEILQANQQQGEGVRFFVVDCRPAEQYNAGHLSTAFHLDSDLMLQNPSEFAQSVKFLLEAQKQSIESGSIAGGEHLCFMGSGREEEDMYMNMVLAHFLQKNKEYVSIAKGGFMALQQHLADINVEGPENGYGHWIASTSGSRSSINSADGDSPNGSSDGKGVKSLVNKMTVALKTKSVNVKEKVISFIENTSTPVDRIPFNIPWPDRASLERHVSSSDRVGKPYRGVKPVFSIGDEEEYDTVDEIDSSSMSDDDRKEVVNIQTWINKPDVKFNFPCNEVKENGHMFPSHLLVTATHMYCLREIPSRKGLAYIQSRQALNSVVKITSKKKHPELITFKYGNSNTSGIEILAVERYLIPNAGDATKAIKQQIMKVLDALES; the protein is encoded by the exons ATGCG GGAAAAAGATCTCGCAGATGCACTGGAAGAAGGAGGCTGTGATCTTGAAACCGTGAGAAACATCATTCAAGGAAGGCAGTTACCTCCAGATCTGAGAGCCAAAGTCTGGAAG attgCCCTTAATGTTGTAGGAAAGGGGGACAGCCTAGCATCCTGGGATGGCTGTTTAGACCTACCAGAACAGACTATAATTCATAAGGATTGCCAAGAGCTAATTG ACCAGTTGTCAGTGCCAGAGGAGGAGAAGTCAGTATTACTGCTGGATATTGAGTctattattactttttattgTAAATCACGCAATGTTAAATACAGTTCTTTCCTCGGCTGGATACATCTACTCAAACCTCTGGTGCACCTTCATTTGCCACGCAGTGATTTGTACAACTGCTTTTATGCTATCATGAATAAATTCATTCCAAG GGATTGTTTTATGAAGGGAAGACCGTTTCATCTATTTAGGCTGCTTCTGCAGTACCATGAGCCTGAACTCTGCTCCTTTCTTGATACTAAGAAGATGACTCCAGACTCATATGCACTCAACTGG CTTGGAAGCCTCTTCTCATATTACTGTTCAACTGAAGTCACTCAGGCAATATGGGATGGATATCTACAACAAGCAGATccattctttatttatttcttaatgttAATCATCCTTGTCAATGCAAA AGATGTTATCTTAGCACAAGAATCAGATAAAGAAGAAATGATCA AATTCTTAGAAACCTCACCAGCCAATCTTGATTTAGAGGATATAGAAGATCTGTTCTCTTTGGCACAATATTACTGTAGCAAAACTCCAGCTTCTTTCAGGAAG GACAACCACAATCTTTTTGGCAGCAGCTTGCTGGGCCTCAAGGATGATGACACAGACTTGAGCCAGGCTCTCTGTCTAGCAGTTTCTGTGTCTGAGATTCTTCAAGCAAATCAGCAACAAGGA gaAGGAGTAAGGTTCTTTGTAGTGGATTGTCGTCCTGCAGAGCAATACAATGCTGGGCATTTATCAACAGCATTTCATTTAGACTCGGATTTG ATGCTTCAAAACCCATCCGAATTCGCACAGTCTGTAAAATTCCTACTAGAAGCACAAAAACAGTCTATTGAGTCTGGCTCCATAGCTGGTGGGGAACATCTCTGCTTCATGGGAAGTGGCAGGGAAGAAGAAGATATGTACATGAACATGGTTCTAGCACACTTCTTACAG AAAAATAAGGAGTACGTAAGCATTGCCAAAGGAGGATTTATGG CCCTCCAGCAGCACTTAGCAGATATCAATGTGGAAGGACCAGAAAATGGATATGGTCACTGGATTGCTAGTACCTCAGGCTCAAGAAGTAGCATAAACTCTGCTGAT GGTGATTCTCCTAATGGTTCAAGTGATGGAAAAGGAGTAAAGTCTCTGGTGAATAAAATGACAGTTGCTCTAAAGACCAAGTCTGTGAATGTGAAAGAAAAGGTTATTAGTTTTATCGAGAATACATCTACTCCAGTGGACAG AATACCTTTCAATATTCCCTGGCCAGACAGAGCAAGCCTGGAGCG ACAtgtcagcagcagtgacagagtAGGAAAACCCTACCGTGGTGTGAAACCAGTATTCAGCATTGGAGATGAAGAAGAATACGATACTG TAGATGAAATTGATAGCTCCTCAATGTCAGATGATGATCGAAAAGAGGTCGTCAACATCCAAACATGGATAAATAAACCTGATGTGAAGTTTAACTTTCCCTGTaatgaagtaaaagaaaatggacACATGTTTCCCAG TCATCTCCTGGTAACAGCAACTCATATGTACTGTTTGAGAGAGATTCCATCACGAAAGGGACTGGCTTACATACAGTCTCGACAGGCACTCAACTCTGTAGTCAAAATCACATCCAAGAAGAAACACCCAGAACTGATCACCTTTAAATATGGAAATAGCAATACTTCAGGCATAGAAATTTTGGCAGTTGAAAG gtatttgaTTCCAAATGCAGGTGATGCTACCAAAGCCATAAAACAACAGATCATGAAAGTATTGGATGCCTTGGAGAGTTAA